CTTAAGGGCTCACCAGGAGGATCTCTAATATCCATCAAAAGGTGAGTAGAATGACCGCCGTGCTCCGACTATGTGCTCACTGTGATTGCGAAAAGAAAAATCAGGAATGCGGGAGAGTTTTGTAAGAAAAGAAAGCGAAGACCCGCCGGCCAGTTGAGCAATAAAAGTCTAAAGCGAAACCAAATGTGATCTAGCTTTCTCTCTTTAAGCGAGCGCCTAAACTTCCAATCTCTTTCTTTGCATTTTGGACTTTTTTAGCTCGCGAATGTCTCTCTAACTCTTCATCAAGTATTAACTCGATCCCTAGTTTTACAATTGGAAATGCTTCAAGGCAGTCGTTCTCTGTCAAGTCATGAACACCTTTGCTAAGAATTCCGTACAGCAATCTGTTCTCCACAAGAAAACTCGGCAAGTAATCGTGCAATAGAGCTATCCTTTCATCCATTCGGGCCTTTTCGAAATCCTCCTCTTTCCAGTGTTCGTCTCCTTTAGCTTTTTGGCGAGCTTCTGAAATAAGGTGTTCAAATATTCTCCTCAAATAAACAAAAGCTCCAATTCCAACGCCATGAGAAATTAACCCTACACCACGTGCTAGTTCTGGAAAACGATCATCGCCTAACACCTTCCGATATTTTTGCAAATCTGGGGTCGTTAAATCAGCTTGTGAGGGGTACTGACCAATTTTCCTTATGTGGCCGTCGTGAGCTAAGAACACAAAACGAGCTCTGTGGTTCTCATCGCGTGTACAATAAATAACAATGTGGAATTGGTAATTACTGGTTCCACTTCCCCCCCGATATTCTTTCCCCTTACTAATAAAAACGCTATGACGACCACATTCCAAGCAGAAGCAATCAACTGAGCCTTTAAAGTACTCCAAATCATGAAAGCCATTTTCATTAATTGCAACATCTTCGTATAGTGGAATTTTTAATAGGAAATCTTGTGGAGAAACTGTTTTTGAGTTGTTTTCTTTATCCACATCTTGAGTCATAAAAAATATTTATTGCGAATAAATCGATGGGTCCATAAAAATCCACTTGCAGCGAAAACCTCTCTAAAAGTGTACCCGGTACGCGTCGAACCCATTGAAAATATAAGATCAGTCACACCCACAACTCGGACTCACCCTCCCATCACAACACAAAGCCCTCCCCCCGCGGCACCCGCACACCCCACCATGATGCGAGCAACACCCGCGCCTCTCCGCTTGATCCCTCTCCATCTCCCAAACAAACCCATCAAAAGAAGCCGCCACCGTATGAGCACCGGCACGTTCAAACGGTGCGAACGGCAGCCACGTCACGAGGGCGATGAGGAAAGTTGTCTTCATGGGGAATGAACAGATTGTCGCTCCCACGCGCGGGGAAGACACGAAGAAAATGAAAGGCCAGGAAGATTTGTGTCTAAAAACGGAGCAGGACGGCGGGAAGAAATTCACCCGGTAATAGCTGCCGTGCTAACGCACGATCAGGATCGACTCGACCTTTTCCATGACCTTCCAAGTACCGACGCGCGCCTGAACCATGGGATCCCGTGACGGATCTTTGCCTTCGTTGGGATCGCCTTCACACGAGAGCGCCTCAGGAACGACCGATAACAGACAAGCGGCCAACAAAGCGGAATATATAACTTTCGACATCACTTCACTCCATGACACGCCGCAACCTTGTTCGCGATCTCGGTCGCGGCCGCCATCATGTCGTCGCGGCCGGATTTCTTTCGGAACTCGTCGATATCGGCCTGGCTGATCCCCTTCTCTTTGAGGACGGCCTCCCCGCCCGGGCTGTTCTCCATCACCATCTTGCATCCCATGTCCGCCATCGCGGCCACATAGGTCTCCTTCGAAATCCTGGGCCCGCACCCGGCCATCACAAAGGCCGCCGCGAGGACGAACGAAACGATGAGATGGATCATAGGGGCTCCTTGTAAGATCGGATACCAAGTTCACGATAGAACTGCAATCGACAGGTGCAGGAGCGTCTCGCCGTCCGGAAAAAAAGTGAAACAAAAGTGTACCCGGTACGCGTCGAACCGATCGATTAAAACCCCCTCCATGCCCTCCCCCCAATCCCGCCGCCAAAAAGTGATCGACCTCTTCATTGGAACAACAGACGAAGTTTAGATTGAAGTGGTTCATTACTTCTTGATCCAAGGCCAAGTGATAAAGGGAAGGCCGAAGGCCGTCACCTCGACGATGATTTTAAACCCGCCGTAGGCCATGCCAGCGCGCGGTAGAATTTCTCTTATTTGATCCTCTTCGCCAGAGTTTCATAAACCTCCGACTTGTCACGACGACCTATAGCCCAGATTTCGACTACTTTGTCGGACGATTTGACGCGAAAGACAATCCGGTAACTCTTATTCAAGAAATATTCCTTCTTGAAGCCCGAGAGAGGACCGCGCAGAGGCTTGCCCATCCGTTCAGGGTCGATTTTGATTTTATTCAGATGGGAGAAAACAATGTTCTGGAGGCCTTTGTCGAGCTTGGCGAAATCCTTCTGAGCGGCTTCGACGACAATGACCCGCCACTCACTTTTCGAGGCCATGTCTCTTTCCAAGCTCTTCCAATGTGACCGCCGACTTAAGATTCTTCTTGTCCTCGACGCGCGCAGCAATCTCACGCGAGGTCACCAAATCTTCGAGAAGTTCTTCTAATTCCTGCAGTTTGGTCTGAAGCATTTGATACATTTCCATAGTCAACAGAACCGCCTCGGGCTCATTGTTCCTAAGGATGATGAACTTCTCTTTTTCATCCTTTTGCAGAGCTTCGAGGTATTGACCGAAATTGCGCCCCACCTTGGTCACGGATACGAACTCTTCAGTTTCCGTTGAAAAATTGCTCATAAAATATCCTTATAATATTCTGCAATTATTATCGTACTATTTTACGCTTAAGTTTCCACTTAGTTTATGAATGAATATCTCACAATTGAATAATATAAGTAATATCAATAGGTTGCAAAACTTAAAAGGTGTACATCACACAGCATAAAACAGCGTCGGCGATGATCCCCTCTACCTTCTCGGCTCATACCGCATCGCCACCGCCCCCGAGCCGAGCTCCAGCCGGCTCACAAAAAAAGTGTACCCGGTACGCGTCGAAGCCGTTGATTTCTAACAAATCGCCGTCCGGAAATCGACTTCCTCGAAGTGCTCCCCCCCAAGCCCGCCGCCAAAAATTGATCGACGTCTTCATGGGAGCCCCCATTCAAAAAGCCACCGGCACGACCCTCCGTTACAACGAGGCAGGCTGGGCCATGCGTGCGATCCATGGATGTCCACGCGAGTGGACGAATAGTTACTCCGTTTTGACAACATCCTAACGCCGGCGTCGATATTGGATGGGCATTGTTCGGAGGCGCCTCTGAGTATGATCTCAACCGGTCCCATGTCTTACCTGGCCTTGCAAATGACCTATAGCGGCCAGTCTCTGGATATTCTGCAACCTTGTTCCCAAATTCTGATCGGATCGGCATCGCTGGTTAAAACATGGGCGGGTCCCGATCGCATCACCGTGCAAATGAATCATGTTCATGAATCGGCTTTTCGGCTGCTCCGAAATGACCGGATCTGGTGGATTAGCCCTCTCTCTCCTTCCACATCCGGAAGGCTTCGAACCCTGTCGTCAGAGTCTCAGGAACAAATGATCATGATGCTGGACCTGCAAACGGACTCTGCAGGCCGGGAGCCTGAAGAACGGCGGCGCGTCGAGGAAGTCTCAGCTAAAATGGAACAAGGGGCCTATGCTCTTTTCTTCGGTCAAGAAAGGATTGATTTCTTTGTCCCTCGGGAAGATCACCTGGTTTTGTCTCCTGGAGCGAACTGTTCTGTTGAGTAACTGCTTGTGACCCCCTCCATGCCCTCCCCCCAATCCCGCCGCCAAAATCGGATCGACCTCTTCCTGGGCGCCCCCATTCAAAAAGCCACCGGCATGACCCTCCGCTACAACGAGGGAGGCCAGGCCGAGGGCGTGGGGACGTTCATCGTGACTTCGACGCCTTATCAGGAAGGGAAGAAATAAGAAGAGCAACTAAGGTGGTTCTAATGGTTCAATCGGCTCGTTCTGATGCAGACCGCGTATCGCTCGACCTCGAGTTTTACGGGATTGGAGCTCGTGCCATCCAGCGCCGATACGAGGGAGACCGCGAAGGGTCCCCCGCTTTCCCGACGCGCCACTCCGAAGCCGGTATTCATGCCGAGTTCTTCTTGCACTGCATTGACCGTTTGTGACGTGTCGGGCAGGGCCTGAAACGCGAAAAGGACGTCGCCGGGATTGCACGAGAGGGGAGGCGGATCCTGGTATCCCGGCTCAGGGTTGTTGGAACTTTGCTCGTAATCGCGATCATAACAGTATCGATGGATATAAAGGGGATCGTTCGACACGTTCATCAGCGAGCTACAGTAAATAGTGACGGTATCCTTTCTGACGTAGACTAGATCCCCCAGCCCCTTTCTCGTCGCAAGATCCTGAAGGAATCCAGGCTGAGTCAGAAGCTCCCTTGACTGAGAGGTCGTTTGCAGCTGTCCACCGATGTCGGCGGGGCTATAAATATGGCCCCCCTTCTTGTCCGAGTTGGGTCGCTCCTCCCCCGCCCATGAGGGACTTGGTTTCCCGAATAAAGAAAGTGAGGCGGAAATGAAAACGGCCATGGCATAGAGGACGGACTTTCTTGCTGTAATAACTTTTATCATATCTGCACCCCTCTTGCAGAGCGTGATGCAAAATACATGCTTATCGGGGATATTTTTTAAATACTTAGACTGACAGCTCTTTTCTGATCTCGAGTCCAAAAAATGGGTCTTCTCATACCCCTTCCGGTGCCGATGTTATCAAAATAAAAGCATGTCC
The sequence above is a segment of the bacterium genome. Coding sequences within it:
- a CDS encoding short-chain dehydrogenase — its product is MTQDVDKENNSKTVSPQDFLLKIPLYEDVAINENGFHDLEYFKGSVDCFCLECGRHSVFISKGKEYRGGSGTSNYQFHIVIYCTRDENHRARFVFLAHDGHIRKIGQYPSQADLTTPDLQKYRKVLGDDRFPELARGVGLISHGVGIGAFVYLRRIFEHLISEARQKAKGDEHWKEEDFEKARMDERIALLHDYLPSFLVENRLLYGILSKGVHDLTENDCLEAFPIVKLGIELILDEELERHSRAKKVQNAKKEIGSLGARLKRES
- a CDS encoding type II toxin-antitoxin system RelE/ParE family toxin, which gives rise to MASKSEWRVIVVEAAQKDFAKLDKGLQNIVFSHLNKIKIDPERMGKPLRGPLSGFKKEYFLNKSYRIVFRVKSSDKVVEIWAIGRRDKSEVYETLAKRIK
- a CDS encoding type II toxin-antitoxin system Phd/YefM family antitoxin; translation: MSNFSTETEEFVSVTKVGRNFGQYLEALQKDEKEKFIILRNNEPEAVLLTMEMYQMLQTKLQELEELLEDLVTSREIAARVEDKKNLKSAVTLEELGKRHGLEK